A region of the Antedon mediterranea chromosome 4, ecAntMedi1.1, whole genome shotgun sequence genome:
tttttttattataatgcaataaatactgtacagtgtatTGTCGCTGTTTATCTGAGTTGGCATGTACAGTAATCCAGCAAATATTTATGCCATAcaatatttatgaaaataattttgGAGTGTACTAGTTCATTAGTTCTTTTcatattttgtatgttttttttaataccaaGTTTTATAGGCAAAAGAAGAAATGCTGAAGtagaaatcattttttttagatttacatAGGCATGCATTTGCATACATAATAACACTAACAATTGATTTCAAGTTAGTTTAACTATTAAAGGGAACCAATTTGTCAAATATTCCTACCTGATTCCCTGTACtgtaccccccccccccacatactgtacagttaatAGGCAAATTCTGTCCCAGTGTCACATATGATCACATGTGCTAATGCTTATGGGCTATGATACAATTGTAACATGtaatatgtgacactgtattacagaatttggcAATGATACTGTCcaaattatagatacagtaccaagttttgctaaaaaatgtatgttgtcccccaaaaacatggtaaataaagattgataaatcagattttgaataggccattttgtagttttaagaAAGTTATCGCTTCtgcagaaagaaaaaaaatagtaatgTTGAATTCAACCAAAATCCTTTGCTTCAACTTACAGTTTTTCAgtgtaaatactttttttctatccaatttttgttcaaagtgaaTGACTATTATATTATGGAACATCAAACtggcaacaacaaaaaatgttttcaaggggacaatatatctttaagattTATGTTTTTGGAGCTGAGCAAAATACACATACATTTCTGACATTTCAATCCACTGCTCCTGGTTGAAAGAAAGCCCTTTGAGCACAGAACAGTGCTTTATGATTGACAAATTACTTTTTTTCCAGATACAAATAAGTAgattgtattgtttgtatttgtggtaattatttaaaaataaccaaaaaattctgaaaaaaattaattttgtatggTTTTCCTTGATTTTCTTGAATTTTCCCATTACATCATAAAACTAATTTGTGTACAGTATAGAGTAGAACCATTTTAAGGGGACGCCTccttaaccctttcactgcgtatACCCGGTAACGTCGTTGAAATACGTATACCTGGTAATACCAGGTATGggcaaaacaattatttaatcgtatttgcctataatatatgGCACCCTCTATATTCTTTCGATGAACTTAAATAATTTTGcaagtcattaaaaaaatttcccAGCAAAAAAAACGGCCCTCTATAGTTGTATTATCGTCTTGAAaataatgcgccctctatagttaattatatatatattgtataatagtatttctatcttggaaagttgtttcgagtagcgtaatggcggccattttgaaagtaacacaaatttaccagccccaatagggcaacattgtgtttatcacaacacacaaaaaaaaaaattctgaaagAATAGTTAGTTTTTGTACTATAGTGAATTATTGGAAACTGTCATTATTTTCTCGATTTTGCCCCAAAACTTTGATTTGagcataatttttataaaacaataaaaaaaaaatttaattttttttaaatatttttatttgttatacgtaccttcatcaatatccagttggaaaaacgtattccataagaatttcttatagaaaatatagtttttatcattgaaTAGATAAAAAACTCGAAATCCAAAAtacctgtaatgacgtcacatgacgtcatcaatatgcaaattacttctttttttatacctaactgtaaactaaccctttgcccatcacacaccacaaaaataattacataattatctcaattagtatttttttgcaatttattaaaatatcatgtttttcttaaatatatattactcacagaggtgggaataatgcgccgcagtgaaagggttaataGGAGTGGCctagttttaaaacatttgtcccttttttgttttattggaaAGTGTCCCTTAGTGTGTCTCAGTGGATGggttttatttatgatttatgtTAAATATTGAGATGATTTATGGATTGCTAAATTGTTTCTTGTTTACAGGTTTGAGTGTGACTGCGACAATACTGGATTCACAGGTACGACATGTAATATCAACATCAATGAATGCGAGTCATCACCATGCCAACATGAATCAACATGCCTCGATCTTATTAATCGATACAACTGTTCGTGTCATCCTGGTTATGAAGGTCCGGATTGCGAGGTAGACATTCTTGAATGTGCATCTTCTCCGTGTCAAAACGCAGGCACTTGTTACGAGAGGTCAGATGAGACTTTGTACGGTGAGGGTAAACAATTTAATGGAAGCTTTAGCTACGATAATGCAGCGGGGTTTTCGTGTATGTGCGTACCTGGCTTTGTTGATGATTTATGCTCAACCAACTTTGATGAGTGCGGATCATCACCATGTCAAAACAGCGCCACTTGTGTTGATTTAGTAAATGAGTTTCAGTGCGATTGTTCTCCCGGTTACAAGGGTCTTCTCTGTGAGGTGGAAATCGATGAATGCGAGTCGTCACCTTGTGCAGTTGGCAGTACATGTGTGGATCGTGTTGCAGCTTATCAATGTCTATGTGTTGATGGTTACGGAGGTATAAACTGCAATATCGCATTGACTGGTTGCGTTGGTCATTCGCAATGTTTAAATGATGCTGTTTGCGTCCCTTACTACGACACAACATCTTCAACGCACAACTTTACCTGTACTTGCATAGACGGTTACATTGGCGAGTTTTGTCAGACCTACACAGCTGCTTCTTTTGAGGATGGATCGTATCTTGTTGATTCCTCTGTAAATGGAGAAAACTCTCTTAACTACACTCTCCAGTTTGCAACAACACTACATAGTGGTCTGCTCTTGTACACTGAAAGCCAAGGAGATGGTTACCTTCTTGTAGAACTCTTTGAGGGTCAGATCTTTGTCAAGTATGCCGGAGATAATGAAAACCCTCTTGAGATAAACAACATCAACTCTGGTTTAAATGATGGTAATTTTCATACAGTTGATCTGTCAGTCAATAGCACAATTGATGTGACCGTTGCCAGTACACCCGTCTCTAAATCTGTTGTCATCCCAAATGGTTATAATCGTCTGGTGTTTGGAACTCTCTACATTGGCGGTGTGGACACATCAATGGAAGCAACTGTCGCAGAGAGATCTCAATCAGATACTACATATATTGGATGCATGCAGGATATTGCCAATAATGATGCTGGGCTGGTATTACCACCAGGAGTCGCCGCTAGAAGAAGGAGAAGACAGGCAACCTCCACTGGTCAGGCTGGATGTGATCGTGTTGAGCAGTGCAAAGCTGACACTTGTAGTGGTCAAGGACGGTGCATAGATTTGTGGTGGACATTTAGCTGCGATTGTGATCCCACCTGGACTGGACCAACCTGCAATAACTGTAAGTATCCActgtaaagccttgtctacactatcaaactttatgtgacaaaaatatgtggtgtgtccatatcactaccatagtgtagacagtgctttagagATAATTTCAAGAatatctttattgttttgaatGTGTACTATATGTGTCTGATTTATGGGAAACATATTGTAGTGAAAGTAAAGTTAAGTTTTGTTTACCTGTGTAAGGTTTAAATCAACTAAAATCAAGCAGTGTATAGGCTTAAATATTGTGATCAACAACGTTTACAGAATCACCCTCAAGTATGGGGTGCCAAACATGTCACAACATTGTCTGTTACTACACATATTACTGTAGGAAATATTCCTCCAGTTTTCATAATAATctgtaaaacattatttttaaaatattgttgaaattcTTTGTTTGATTTCAGCATTGATACCTGCAACCTTTAGCAACGAACAAACTACTAGCTATGCTGTGTTCACTCAAACAGCCAACATCACAGATTTCACTTCTCTTGAACTCAGCTTCAAAACCAGAAAATCAAGCGGGCTCCTTTTCTATTCCGAGCTTGGTTCCGCTTACATCGCTGTTGAACTCGTAGATGGGAAAGTGACGGTCGCGTCAAGTTTCTCAAGCCCAATTCAGAGTGTGGACATGTACAATGATGCTATCTACCACTACCTCAACATCTTTAAGGACACTACATCGCTTTCTCTTTTAATTGATTCTGATGTTCATATAAACGCATCTGCAGCGGATGAACCATTATTGTTTTCAACACACTACGTCGGTGGCTTTACCCCTTCTCTGCCTCAAGGTGTGATCGGTGACTTTTTCAAAGGCTGCATTGTAGATGTTCGTTACAATGAAATTCACTTTGAGTTTTTTCCAGTCAACATTCCAGATTTCACACTAAATTCGTTGAGCATGTCAGCTAGTTCATCACAAGTTCTTGAAGGCTGTGTATCAGATGATACCTGTATATCAGTTCCATGTACAAACAATGGAACTTGTAGCATAACGTTTAATGATTATGAGTGTATGTGTCCTAGGAATTTCAAAGGCAAGAACTGCAGTGAAGAAACGGCATGCTCCATAAGTGGATGTCCTGCGGACACAACTTGTAATGACTTGGATGATGGTGGCATAGAATGTAAGTATATATTCAGTAGAACCCATCTGAATAGGGCTATGTAAAACATATATCACCCcttgttttttttcaaatgaatGTCTATAGTACCCCTGGAAAGGGGTTGGCCATacagtagtgttaaaacatatatttccccaTATGTTTTACAACTTATAATgacaaaatgtaaatatatacagtaggatCCCTATTCAAGACCCAgaaaagtgtcctcttaatatggATGTCTAGGATGGATGTCTACTGCCTGTATAGAGGTTGGccatagtatttaaaaaaatacttccccttgtttgtttcaccGGAAAGTAGTGTCCCTTGGTGTTCTGTGAATATGGGTTGGCCAtacagtgttaaaacatatatttctcctGTTAATTTCACaggaaggtgtccccttaatagaggtttcatGTAAATAGGAATGTTGTTTTAATAGGGATGTTAAAAGGGTTCAATTTACTACCAGCTTTGGTAGGTATGGTGACTACaagaaaaatgtgatttttttaaacagaataatgatgatttttgtttattttgtaggtGTTGCCGTTAGAACCTTTGAAATATATAGCAGCATACAGTATGTGAACAATGTTACAAATACAGATCTAACCACCATGTCGCTACAGTTACGTATACGCAATCAATACGCACTCCTTCTACACTCTAACAATGGCGATGactatttcacttttaaaatttCTGACGGAAAGGCTGTTCTTGATTTCTCAATTTCCGGCAGTAGTGGAACTATAGAAACAAGCAGACAGGTGAATGATGGTTATTGGCATGATGTGCAAGTGGTTTTATCAAGCGGCCAGCTGAAAATAGTTATTGATAACGATGATGATGTGGTTGGAAATGTCGCTTTAACGTCGTTTAACGCTGTTATTACAGATTCAGGCAGCTCACCTTTGTATCTCGGTGATGTCAACTTCACCAATACACAGTTCTTTGACAACAATCTTGGATTCGACGGTTGCCTAGAAGCTGTTCGTATTGGCGGCCTCCTCTTACCTTACCTTGAAAAATACCAATATGACAGTGCAAGCCTTGACCAGTTTACAGTTTATTCAATGAAAGACGTCATTGCAGGTTGTCAAGGAGATTTGGTTTGTGATTCAAACCCTTGTCAAAATGGTGCTACATGCCAAGATATTTGGAATGCGTACACTTGTAATTGCGCCGCGGGTTTTGACGGTAATGAGTGTGCTAACAACATTGACGATTGTCTCTCTAGTCCATGTGTTAATGGTTCGTGCGTGGATGAAGTTAATATGTACAGATGTCAGTGTTCTGGTGGATTTGAAGGTGTCAATTGTGCCATTGATATCAATGAGTGTGATTCTAACCCTTGTTCTGCTAATTCTATCCTGTGTGTGGATATGGTGGATGACTTCTTGTGTACGTGTGCCACAAATTATACTGGAAAGACCTGCAGTGATTTGATCTTGGTaagttttttaaaacaaatcatggTGAGTGACACCAGTGGTACACAtcataattgtttcattttaCTTGCTACTACTACTTTACTTGGTACTTGCGGTtttgagtgagtggccgagcagttCACGGTCAttatgtagccataacatcggcaagggttcgaggctcactctcTCCATGGTTCTGGAGGTAAAACAAGTcatctcggataaggactataaaccgtatgtccagtgtacacatctggctcatgtgcacttaaaaaaacctagtacatctttcaagacaagtagggggttaggttaccctggtgtactaatacatcacagccactgatcatgaTCATaatctgggagaccagtctttaagagattacccagtataaataaatgacaaattCAAATTCTGTTGAATAGTCTCGTCTTTgtaataaatttttaattttttttttcttctttaggATTTGGTAACATGCGCTGACCAGCCTTGTATGAACGGAGGAACGTGTGGAAATGTAACCAGCCCACagccaaatatggtaatgttTCATGTAACACATGTTTAAATTCATATCATCTGATTcgttaatatatatatacagttaaaaagGAAATGTAAAGTTGTACagacaaaagaaaaaatagagGTCATGTTGCTCCTAGTACTTGTTATACTGGGTAACATGTCTTCCCGAATAAGGATTATATACAGATATATACACAGTTTGCCTctatgcactttaaagaacccagttcatcattcgtGTTCATTATgtggtgttttatttttttatttctttattctgacaTAAAATCATAGGATAAAAAACCCAATAAAGTACCGAGAcagcaaacttatttccattgtggtcctaaaCAAATATTACAGAATAAATAAGAACTGGTTCATAAAATAGTCCCTGTATCAGGTGGATTACTACAGTAGGACagtaattaatttactatttgtaTTCCTTGGCCACAGAGCATAaagattaaaatatataaataatactgttTTTATTCAAACTTTCTGCAGCCTGTTATTGAATGTGTCTGTGCACCTGGCTATGAGGGTGACCAGTGCTCGAATGAAATTGACTATTGCGTTGGCAATCCGTGTGTCAACGGACAATGCAATTCAAGCATAGTTCTACTGATCTACACATGTTCTTGCTTCACTGGATATGAGGGTGTAAACTGCGACGTTAACATCGATGAATGTGCTAGCGGACCTTGCCGGAATTCTGGGACGTGTGTTGATTTAGTGAACGGTTACGCTTGTACATGTGTTCCAGGTTCGTAATCTTTTTGAAAAGGTTGTTTTTTGGTAATAACTGACTTTGATTAAATATGCTGATTTGGCTGCTTGCAAACCGCACGCAAACTGTTGTTGTACAGGCGTGTAGGGTAGTGCATGATCGTAACTGCCAAGACACTTTTTATTCTACATATCGTTAAATCTGcaattaatacattttgtattcTACTTTTTTTAATGACAATCCTTGTGAAATATTGACTTGTAGGCTATACAGGGCTTAAATGTGAACAAGATATAAACGAATGCTCCAGCAATCCTTGTGTCGCAGGAATATGCTCAGATTCTGTTAACTCATTTACATGTACTTGTGATGAAGGATATACAGGTGGGTATtgcatgaatattcatatcatATGCAAATTTATCCTGGAACTAACCAATGAAAGCACAATGCACtgttttgattggttgattgataCTTCTACACATAAGGTGAAGGGTTGTAATGTGTTATTCATTGTGCAATACATTATTACTTCTgctttaatatttttatgataattttcaaacaaaaaagttataaattataaaacaacatAAACAAAATCTTTTAAAGAAGTTAAGGATAATTATATCTGTTACCGTTATTATAAATTTTGCAAATAATTTCATAACAATACTATGAATAGGTTTCTCAACAAAGTACATGGAACACCCTGTTTCTTTTAACGTGATTTACTAGTTTGTGACACAGTTTGAAATTAATTGCATGGTTCACTGATTCTGTGTCATGGCAACAGAAGCTTTGATGGATATTATGCAACTACTGAAAAAGTGTTTCATCTAGCGCTGAAATTAAAAGCAGTTAAATGAAATTAGGAGAAATTGAAACATTGTAATGCATGATCTGTTGGCACTACAAAGCAAAATAGTTTTTAACTGTAGCACATACATCTCCATATAAGGAATTGATGAAACAATGTGTAGTAATTGCGATATATAAGATGAGTTTTGCTaaagtattttattgttatgttaGAGATTGCAATCAGATTTCATTCcaaatttcataattatttttagaataatgttaattgttttttttaaaatacaaacattttaatttagaaaGAGGCATAACCCAAATTGAATTTTTTGGATCTAAACTATTTAGTAGAATTTGTTTGCTGAATATTTTTAGCTGTTTGAAGATGTTTTTATGACTTCCACCACAAATACCGGGAATTGCAGTGTTATACGCATTGCATTgaaaatgtttgatttgatAGTGTAAAAATGTTGACCTACAGTATAACCTCAAGTAAACTTTGGCCCTTGACCTCTGATGTCTTCCCTATAGGTTCCAATTGCAGTCAAGATATAGATGAATGTATTTCAACACAACCATGCCAAAATCTTGCCACTTGCCTTAATACTCCCGGCAATTATAGTTGCGATTGCCCACTTGGTTTTTTTGGTCAACACTGCGATGTTGATCCATGCTTTAACAACCCATGTGCGCAAGGAGGGACATGCTCAGCCATGTCCATTGATAAAACGCGGTGCATTTGTCCCATGGGCTACCAAGGTGATTACTGTGGCGAGGTGACCTGTGATTCTGTGGATTGCCAAAACGGAGCGGTTTGCAGCTTGGACTACACTACTGCCACGTGGTCTTGCAATTGCAGTCAGTTCTACTCAGGTAGCCCGAGATTGTTCATGTGATTGTTTGTCGATGTTTGCGTTTACGTAATGCACTGCCGCTAACAAGTTGTTAAAGCTTCACGATAACCGCTGTTAACCATCTTGTCTGTCGTGCTGGTAGACGTGgtcgtataatatccacaataCCTATAACCACTACCAGTTGTTACCCATTCCTAACTTGCATGTTTCAGATATTTGgatgtacattatttaattggaatggttttttaatttgttgttgatGGCTTCAGTATATAGATCATAATTTCACTGATAACAAATTCTATTTCAATAATATTACTCTTGTTAcattcagtatttttttttctgattatttttatatgtacaATTGTCTATTCAGTCAATTTGTATCCTATTTTCACCATCCTTCTTCACTACTACCGTAATCAGCATTATAATAATTGCATCGTGTTGTAATTATATCACCATGTATATCATCACTATCAATATCTAAAGATATGTTTCTATCCTTTTATATATCTAACATCCTAGAGTAGACTAtctattattaaatagtttcttttattattttttcttgatattttaaataaggAATGAATTTTTCCTAAtgtaatgtattaaaatgtATGAGAACACAAGCATAACAATTAGTTGTTCTCGGGTGGAAGTCAAATgcacaattgtatttattatcgtGTGAAACTTTTTCAACCAATGTGACTTTTGTTTTGGTATTCCTAATATTAGCAAGCATCCCATTCGAAATAACTCACTTAAGTGTGAACTGTGATTagtgaatacggccacagggTTGTAGATTCTCTTTTCagactcttaagctctgtctacactatcaaactagtttgataaaaaaagtgtgatgtgcccaaatatggtagggtgatatgacctcatcatgtccatatatgggcccatatttttctgtcacacataaagtttgataatgtggaGAGAGCTTTATCTCATGTTCGTATCCTTTGTAAGTACCATTGTTTTATCAATTCCTTTTGGTTATTGTATTGAATACAATTATCAAGTCTACACAATTTGTGACTTCAATTTGTATACGTATTTAAGTATTTTAACTtgaataatatttgtattactGCACGAATTGTGTATGGCACCAGTGATTTAATAGTCACTCAGTAATCACTCGGTATATTCTACTTTTCAgtcaatattttgttattaatttctACTACAGTGCCAATCTATATTTCAATgcctcaagctctgtctacactatcaaactttattggacaaaacaaatgtgatgtgcccatatatggacatgatgatgtcatatcactaccatatttgggcacattacatttcttttgtcaaactagttaagtttgttagtgtagataTGGCTTTATTACTGCATAGTGTGATTTTATTATATAGTGCATTATTAAAATAGACattttaattgcatattaattagtttttaaaagGATATTTATTGGGTGAATGCTGGCATGAAATCCTAGCATGGTGTAAATGCAGATAAATGTACTTATACAGTTGAATTCAGACAAACTTAACTGATTGCATATATACTTCAACAGTAAATTTCATTCAATACTaacaatacagtaattattatcaTCTAGATTCATTTGTTTGTTACTAAaccaaattttaatattctgtTCTAAAACCATGATGTAATGTATAgtctgttaagctctgtctacaagttatcaaactagtttgacaaactaGTGTGATGGAACACAACCAAAGTAAACTGATTGGATAAACAGAGCAACAATGCTATCACAAAATCTGAATATAAAAAGGCAAAAAGTTTAATCAAAACATAATTGTATGAGTTAGAAAGAGATCCTCTACAGTTAATTCCAGTAAATAGATTCTTTCAAATTCAGTGTGTCAAATACAGGAATATTTTGCTTCTAATATTACcaacaaaaatgtgaatttAGGCCCCTATATTATCAACATTGTGATAatgattgttttttgtttgttctaaGCCATATctcaatttttaaattgatatttaggtGAACTGTGTGACTGGGAAGGACCTTGTGTGAACGAACCATGCCAGAATAGCGGCACCTGCAACCATCCCACTGGGGATATGCCGGCCAATTATACCTGTGAATGCATGACTGGCTATGAGGGTACAGACTGTGAGACAGAAATTGACTGGTGTGAAACTACTGTTTGTCAGAATGGAGGCACATGCTCCAGTAGCCCCCCTGGCCACTCTTGCAGT
Encoded here:
- the LOC140047750 gene encoding uncharacterized protein, whose amino-acid sequence is MSFRSFIVIFLLGVSINVTCTTGTIEGYFNGSSVIVLNTTLNIQNGFQFGFRTCNGGQLIIDTGLNNDTFEISLDDASGALIVQWNASGIANSTRIGSNLNSNIWTNVQLSTEIVKSGQQVQIVVDAGSFSDSYVSGPDSELLSIDLSGRSKVTIGNGFIGCIEEGSNLDFDDEFYTENVQWGQCPLETQQGCDDIDHCYSIPCQHNGQCIDITGGYECRCTTRYSGVNCEQDNGNLCGSNDPRYALKCGEGVCQERDHGNYTVCVCPYGYSGIGCNVTANYCASDPCENGASCQNNNDGYYCNCTEGFTGVTCETNIDECLSYPCLNGGVCRDGINNFTCDCTSTGYEGHFCSLPIDECSFSPCENGGTCMDTNGGYICICVSGFTGDDCEEDEDECRSSPCANHGTCVDKLDGFTCECPAGFEGTYCTVNIDECEGITCNDTYVCRDLINAYVCDCPDGTFEEKDKCVDYDECSSSPCRYNSTCINGGNQYACNCTIGYEGTNCDQDINECESNPCLNGAVCEDMLAMYECTCLPGFDGNHCEVDIDECESNPCQNEGVCEDLIAKYNCSCTEGFDGEFCENDIDECLSMPCVNATHCLDSVNNYTCICMPGFVVVCSCATCAQDVDECSSNPCQNNATCLDEINSFSCVCTPEWMGTTCTKPYDACIDITPCQNGGNCSSKSPAPEYNCTCATGFNGTNCENNIDDCQNVDCKNGTICYDLINNYECKCPVGFEGVQCADDIDECASNPCINGVCNNHIGLYNCTCTAGYDGTNCTNDIDECASIPCQNNGICIDGTNMFECFCSHGITGSLCEVDIDECNSDPCYNGATCSESDPGTVNCTCAPGYAGDRCKIDIDECESSPCENGGTCEDNINSFNCTCVPGYIGVNCETEYNECDSSPCENNGVCIDLVNNTLSDQPSFGFECDCDNTGFTGTTCNININECESSPCQHESTCLDLINRYNCSCHPGYEGPDCEVDILECASSPCQNAGTCYERSDETLYGEGKQFNGSFSYDNAAGFSCMCVPGFVDDLCSTNFDECGSSPCQNSATCVDLVNEFQCDCSPGYKGLLCEVEIDECESSPCAVGSTCVDRVAAYQCLCVDGYGGINCNIALTGCVGHSQCLNDAVCVPYYDTTSSTHNFTCTCIDGYIGEFCQTYTAASFEDGSYLVDSSVNGENSLNYTLQFATTLHSGLLLYTESQGDGYLLVELFEGQIFVKYAGDNENPLEINNINSGLNDGNFHTVDLSVNSTIDVTVASTPVSKSVVIPNGYNRLVFGTLYIGGVDTSMEATVAERSQSDTTYIGCMQDIANNDAGLVLPPGVAARRRRRQATSTGQAGCDRVEQCKADTCSGQGRCIDLWWTFSCDCDPTWTGPTCNNSLIPATFSNEQTTSYAVFTQTANITDFTSLELSFKTRKSSGLLFYSELGSAYIAVELVDGKVTVASSFSSPIQSVDMYNDAIYHYLNIFKDTTSLSLLIDSDVHINASAADEPLLFSTHYVGGFTPSLPQGVIGDFFKGCIVDVRYNEIHFEFFPVNIPDFTLNSLSMSASSSQVLEGCVSDDTCISVPCTNNGTCSITFNDYECMCPRNFKGKNCSEETACSISGCPADTTCNDLDDGGIECVAVRTFEIYSSIQYVNNVTNTDLTTMSLQLRIRNQYALLLHSNNGDDYFTFKISDGKAVLDFSISGSSGTIETSRQVNDGYWHDVQVVLSSGQLKIVIDNDDDVVGNVALTSFNAVITDSGSSPLYLGDVNFTNTQFFDNNLGFDGCLEAVRIGGLLLPYLEKYQYDSASLDQFTVYSMKDVIAGCQGDLVCDSNPCQNGATCQDIWNAYTCNCAAGFDGNECANNIDDCLSSPCVNGSCVDEVNMYRCQCSGGFEGVNCAIDINECDSNPCSANSILCVDMVDDFLCTCATNYTGKTCSDLILDLVTCADQPCMNGGTCGNVTSPQPNMPVIECVCAPGYEGDQCSNEIDYCVGNPCVNGQCNSSIVLLIYTCSCFTGYEGVNCDVNIDECASGPCRNSGTCVDLVNGYACTCVPGYTGLKCEQDINECSSNPCVAGICSDSVNSFTCTCDEGYTGSNCSQDIDECISTQPCQNLATCLNTPGNYSCDCPLGFFGQHCDVDPCFNNPCAQGGTCSAMSIDKTRCICPMGYQGDYCGEVTCDSVDCQNGAVCSLDYTTATWSCNCSQFYSGELCDWEGPCVNEPCQNSGTCNHPTGDMPANYTCECMTGYEGTDCETEIDWCETTVCQNGGTCSSSPPGHSCSCIDGWTGDVCQVNIDECDSNPCQNNADCLDYVNGYNCSCSTGWQGTFCDTDIDECVLSPPCKNFGNCTNTDGSYSCSCPFEFIGSNCQFDNPCISSPCKNGGTCDYAEDGVSYKCTCDLKYNGASCENLVSEEVDNTWIIVGASLGGVALFILLIILVIFLLSVKSKRRSQGTYSPSRQEITGSRVEMDNILKLPPEERLI